In Maridesulfovibrio sp., the following proteins share a genomic window:
- a CDS encoding peroxiredoxin: MIKKPLYALLIILLFCSSAVAQIAEDQIFAIGQLKPVASTLNVKVGEKAPDFTLTSTSGNKVSLSDYRGRKNVVLSFVPAAFTPVCSDQWPGYNLARELFEKNNAIILGISTDNTPSQHAWTQQMGDGGIWFPVLSDFYPHGATAKAYGVLRPEGISERAIFIIDKAGVIRFIDVHDINTRPNLEVIIKALGKLN; encoded by the coding sequence ATGATAAAAAAACCACTTTATGCACTACTAATAATATTACTGTTCTGCAGCAGTGCAGTTGCCCAAATAGCAGAAGATCAAATATTCGCCATAGGTCAACTCAAACCAGTAGCCAGCACACTAAATGTAAAAGTGGGTGAAAAGGCGCCTGATTTTACTCTTACTTCTACCTCAGGTAACAAAGTCAGCCTTTCTGACTACCGGGGAAGAAAAAATGTCGTATTATCTTTCGTGCCTGCGGCATTCACTCCAGTATGCTCCGACCAATGGCCGGGCTACAACCTGGCTCGGGAATTATTTGAAAAAAACAATGCAATCATACTCGGGATAAGCACCGACAACACTCCCTCCCAGCATGCATGGACCCAACAGATGGGTGACGGCGGGATATGGTTTCCGGTTCTCTCGGATTTCTATCCGCATGGTGCAACGGCCAAAGCTTATGGGGTCCTCCGCCCTGAAGGAATCAGTGAGCGGGCTATCTTCATTATCGATAAAGCAGGAGTAATCCGCTTTATTGATGTGCATGACATAAACACAAGGCCGAACCTCGAAGTAATAATAAAGGCACTTGGAAAATTGAATTAA
- a CDS encoding DVU_1553 family AMP-dependent CoA ligase, whose product MTERPLGKWLNIRMGRAPDLEPVSADELQRWQFDRLRQTMFQAIRNCPFYHERLAGIQTGAVHTPAELARLPFTTADDLRGGPENFLCVSQDEIARAVTLASSGSSGPPKRLFFTAGDLERTIEFFQYGMSPMLKEGETILAILPDSRPGGVGSLFAESISLLGGETVIPVNPSYISTLLNLLLDSHASCILGPAIQIHAMARLLESKGITIKHVRSVLLCWDILPDASMQTIGRVFGCEVFSHWGMTETCLGGGVDCSPGSGMHLREPDFYVEIINPATGELLPDGHKGEIVLSTISRRAMPLIRYRTGDVGCIMPDKCSCGLPLRRLGAVEGRLEDGIILPGGSRLDLNELNNTILPHKDILDFTVEYQPETMQLSFKLDVLPGSKPSAEIKEQLLQYPKINQACRNHNLKLSARLANQDGTIHSGFGKRSITIKKTQAGIL is encoded by the coding sequence ATGACTGAACGCCCACTGGGGAAATGGCTTAACATTCGCATGGGCCGTGCTCCCGATCTGGAACCAGTTTCTGCTGATGAACTACAAAGATGGCAGTTTGACCGTTTGCGGCAGACCATGTTTCAAGCTATTAGAAACTGCCCGTTCTATCATGAACGACTGGCAGGAATCCAAACCGGAGCCGTGCATACACCTGCGGAACTCGCGAGACTACCTTTCACCACCGCTGACGACCTACGCGGCGGACCTGAAAATTTTCTTTGTGTTTCACAGGACGAAATAGCGAGGGCCGTGACTCTGGCCAGCTCAGGCTCCAGTGGTCCGCCCAAACGGCTTTTCTTCACCGCCGGCGACCTTGAACGGACTATCGAATTTTTCCAGTACGGAATGTCTCCCATGCTCAAGGAAGGGGAAACCATTCTGGCTATCTTACCTGACTCCCGTCCCGGTGGAGTCGGCTCTCTTTTTGCGGAATCCATTTCGCTGCTTGGCGGAGAAACCGTGATCCCGGTTAATCCTTCATACATAAGCACGCTGCTCAACCTGCTTCTGGACTCCCACGCCAGCTGTATTTTAGGTCCGGCCATCCAGATCCATGCCATGGCCCGACTGTTGGAAAGCAAAGGAATCACCATAAAACATGTCCGCTCAGTACTACTCTGCTGGGATATACTGCCAGATGCCAGCATGCAAACCATTGGAAGGGTTTTCGGCTGCGAAGTTTTTTCCCACTGGGGCATGACCGAGACCTGTCTCGGCGGCGGTGTAGACTGTTCCCCCGGTTCCGGAATGCATCTGCGGGAACCAGATTTTTATGTTGAAATCATCAACCCTGCCACCGGGGAACTGCTCCCGGACGGTCACAAGGGCGAAATAGTACTTTCCACAATTTCGCGACGGGCCATGCCGCTGATTCGCTACCGTACCGGTGATGTGGGCTGCATCATGCCTGACAAATGTTCCTGCGGCCTGCCTCTGCGCCGGCTGGGGGCGGTGGAAGGCAGACTGGAAGACGGAATTATTCTTCCCGGCGGCAGTAGACTGGATCTGAATGAACTGAACAACACAATTCTACCCCACAAAGATATTCTTGATTTCACTGTGGAATATCAACCCGAAACAATGCAGCTGTCCTTCAAACTGGATGTCCTTCCCGGCTCAAAACCGAGCGCCGAGATTAAAGAACAGCTGCTACAATACCCTAAGATCAACCAGGCATGCCGTAATCACAATTTGAAATTATCAGCCAGACTTGCTAATCAAGACGGAACCATACATTCAGGTTTCGGAAAACGTTCTATCACTATCAAAAAAACACAGGCCGGTATCTTATGA
- a CDS encoding iron-containing alcohol dehydrogenase, with product MQVTKFAIPEVIFGNGSIKYLASCAQRLGAKRVLLVSDKGLEQSGWVQIIINLLNAADLDCIYFDGLTANPRASQIQQGAQLYRENKADVIIGLGGGSPIDASKGIATIVSNGGDIHDYEGANRISRPLPPMILIPTTAGSGSDVSQYAIITDKQRKVKMAIISRSLVPNISIIDPDLLVTKPRSLILASAVDALAHAIESYVSKLASPFTESQALTAIRLIAGNIKTAANSKDKEALKNLSIASTAAGMSFSNAGLGVGHSLAHSLGGRYDVTHGLTLPILLPSVVRFNKPCAERKMQTIARTINESCPAPARQKRRDLSLILKSMFEELDIPMRLRDIVPDNDQMEEICRLAARDACTVTNPRDADCDDLLKICGEAW from the coding sequence ATGCAGGTAACCAAATTCGCCATCCCGGAAGTCATTTTCGGTAACGGCAGCATCAAATATCTGGCCTCATGTGCTCAAAGACTGGGCGCAAAACGTGTTCTGCTTGTCAGCGATAAAGGACTGGAACAATCCGGCTGGGTACAGATAATCATCAATCTGCTCAATGCGGCAGATCTGGACTGCATATATTTCGACGGTCTGACTGCCAACCCGCGTGCCAGCCAGATTCAACAAGGCGCCCAGCTGTACAGGGAGAACAAAGCCGACGTAATCATCGGCCTCGGCGGTGGAAGTCCCATCGACGCTTCAAAAGGCATTGCCACAATCGTCAGCAATGGCGGCGATATTCATGATTATGAGGGTGCCAACCGCATAAGCCGCCCCCTACCGCCGATGATCCTGATTCCCACAACCGCCGGAAGCGGATCGGATGTATCGCAATACGCAATCATTACCGACAAACAGCGCAAGGTAAAGATGGCTATCATCAGCCGTTCACTGGTGCCGAATATCTCAATCATTGACCCTGACCTGCTGGTAACAAAACCGCGCTCACTTATTCTGGCCTCAGCCGTAGATGCTCTGGCCCACGCAATCGAATCATATGTATCAAAGCTGGCATCGCCGTTCACTGAATCTCAAGCTCTTACCGCTATCCGGCTCATTGCCGGAAACATTAAAACTGCTGCTAACTCCAAGGACAAGGAAGCCTTAAAGAACCTGTCTATCGCCAGCACAGCTGCGGGCATGTCGTTCAGCAACGCCGGGCTCGGGGTAGGACATTCTCTGGCCCACTCCCTTGGTGGACGTTACGACGTCACCCACGGACTGACCCTGCCGATTCTATTACCGTCAGTTGTCCGCTTCAACAAACCATGTGCAGAACGAAAAATGCAAACCATTGCCCGGACCATCAACGAAAGCTGCCCGGCACCAGCCAGACAAAAAAGACGTGACTTGAGCCTGATTCTTAAATCAATGTTCGAAGAGCTGGATATTCCAATGCGCTTACGCGACATCGTACCGGATAACGACCAGATGGAAGAAATCTGCCGACTTGCAGCGAGAGACGCCTGCACAGTTACGAACCCCAGAGATGCAGACTGTGATGACCTCCTTAAAATCTGCGGGGAAGCATGGTAA
- a CDS encoding histidine phosphatase family protein, with product MIVLIRHGEIAGAKGRAVGQIDLSLSKTGLDQALQLAESLGSFRPRRIYCSPLTRTVQTSSFIENKCGLESSHIPEIKEISLGRWEGLEFKTIKSLFPDEFEKRGQNMADFRPPEGENFNDLQIRVRSFIERLGEESAIVVTHAGVIRSVLHIVLGFPLENIFRIKPDYCHVTVIEKAKQDFVLKAFNLPPKHGLGEHLLEMMRN from the coding sequence ATGATCGTTCTGATACGACATGGTGAAATTGCGGGCGCAAAGGGCCGTGCCGTGGGGCAGATTGACCTGTCCCTTTCGAAAACAGGACTGGACCAGGCCTTGCAACTGGCTGAATCATTGGGCTCTTTCAGACCACGGCGTATCTATTGCAGCCCCCTTACCAGAACAGTGCAAACCTCATCATTTATTGAAAACAAATGCGGCCTTGAATCCAGCCATATCCCGGAAATCAAGGAAATAAGCCTTGGACGCTGGGAAGGGCTTGAATTCAAGACAATAAAATCCCTTTTCCCGGACGAATTTGAAAAACGCGGTCAGAATATGGCTGACTTCCGACCGCCTGAAGGGGAAAACTTCAATGATCTGCAAATCCGGGTGAGAAGTTTTATTGAGCGTCTCGGCGAAGAATCTGCCATAGTTGTAACCCATGCCGGGGTAATCAGGTCCGTGCTGCATATCGTACTCGGTTTTCCGCTGGAAAATATTTTCAGGATTAAGCCCGACTACTGCCATGTTACAGTTATTGAAAAAGCTAAGCAGGATTTTGTGTTAAAGGCGTTCAACCTGCCTCCGAAACACGGACTGGGCGAACATCTGCTGGAAATGATGCGGAACTAA
- a CDS encoding redoxin family protein, protein MRKSICSTIVMILLFGSIAHATPLQPDTVFPDITLEGNLTGLHRNYLNLKGNGPWHINELDADYIILEIYSMYCPHCQKEAPVVNTFYDMLSKSKECSAVKFFGIAAGNSEYEVNFFKKKFEIKFPIFTDQDLKIHSEIGEPGTPHFFMLKKEGESYKIVISHEGPFKSPEKFLNTVKENL, encoded by the coding sequence ATGCGCAAATCAATCTGTTCTACTATAGTAATGATATTGCTCTTCGGTTCAATTGCTCACGCTACCCCTCTACAGCCGGACACCGTTTTCCCGGATATCACTCTAGAAGGAAATCTTACCGGACTCCACAGGAATTATCTTAACCTGAAAGGTAATGGACCGTGGCACATTAATGAACTTGATGCCGATTACATCATTTTAGAAATATACAGTATGTATTGCCCGCACTGCCAGAAAGAAGCTCCGGTGGTGAACACTTTCTATGACATGCTATCGAAATCAAAGGAATGCTCGGCGGTTAAATTCTTCGGTATTGCCGCGGGTAATTCTGAATACGAAGTAAATTTCTTTAAGAAAAAATTCGAGATAAAATTTCCGATATTCACCGACCAGGACCTCAAGATACACTCCGAAATAGGAGAACCGGGAACCCCTCATTTCTTTATGCTCAAAAAAGAAGGAGAGTCATATAAAATTGTGATTTCTCACGAAGGGCCCTTTAAATCTCCTGAAAAATTCTTAAATACGGTTAAAGAGAATTTATAA
- a CDS encoding iron-containing alcohol dehydrogenase, translated as MAVREQVNGFFIPSVTLIGIGAHKEIPARIKALGGKKPLLVTDKGITGVGITQQIVDILKAEGMDCVVYDDTIPNPTDNNVAAGVKAYQDNGCDSLITLGGGSSHDCGKGVGLVVANGGTIHDYEGVDKSTNPMPPYVAVNTTAGTASEMTRFCIITDTSRKVKMAIVDWRVTPGIALDDPLLMMGMPPALTAATGMDALTHSVEAWVSTIATPITDACAEKSIRLINQYLRRAVANGQDIEAREGMCYAQYLGGMAFNNASLGHVHAMAHQLGGFYDLPHGECNAILLPHVEQHNLIANVERFATLAEWLGVNTAGMAPRVAADAALDAIRQLSSDVGIPAGLKALGKKYGKKVDEKDIPTMTANAQKDACGLTNPRCMTDDAVAAIYKAAM; from the coding sequence ATGGCAGTACGTGAACAAGTAAACGGTTTTTTCATTCCCAGCGTAACCCTTATCGGTATTGGAGCACACAAAGAAATCCCCGCTCGAATCAAAGCTCTTGGTGGTAAAAAACCTCTGCTCGTAACTGACAAAGGTATCACCGGAGTCGGAATCACTCAGCAGATCGTTGATATTCTGAAAGCAGAAGGTATGGACTGCGTAGTTTATGACGACACCATTCCCAACCCCACAGACAACAACGTTGCCGCCGGCGTTAAAGCTTATCAGGACAATGGTTGTGACTCACTGATCACACTCGGTGGCGGTAGCTCCCATGACTGCGGTAAAGGCGTTGGCCTCGTAGTTGCCAACGGTGGTACCATTCATGATTACGAAGGCGTGGATAAGTCCACCAACCCCATGCCTCCCTACGTAGCAGTTAACACCACAGCTGGTACCGCTTCTGAAATGACCCGCTTCTGCATCATCACTGACACTTCCCGCAAAGTTAAAATGGCTATCGTTGACTGGCGCGTTACCCCAGGTATCGCACTTGACGATCCCCTGCTGATGATGGGTATGCCTCCGGCACTGACCGCTGCAACCGGTATGGATGCACTGACTCACTCCGTTGAAGCATGGGTTTCCACTATCGCTACCCCCATCACTGATGCTTGTGCCGAAAAATCTATCCGCTTGATCAACCAGTACCTGCGCCGCGCAGTTGCTAACGGTCAGGACATCGAAGCACGCGAAGGTATGTGTTACGCACAGTATCTCGGTGGTATGGCATTCAACAACGCTTCCTTGGGCCACGTACACGCTATGGCTCACCAGCTTGGCGGTTTCTATGACCTGCCTCACGGTGAATGTAACGCTATCCTGCTGCCCCACGTTGAACAGCACAACCTGATCGCTAACGTTGAGCGTTTCGCAACCTTGGCTGAATGGCTGGGCGTTAACACCGCCGGCATGGCTCCTCGTGTTGCTGCTGACGCTGCTCTCGATGCTATCCGCCAGCTCTCCTCTGATGTTGGTATCCCCGCAGGTCTGAAAGCACTTGGCAAAAAATACGGCAAGAAGGTCGACGAAAAAGACATCCCGACCATGACTGCTAACGCACAGAAAGATGCTTGTGGTCTCACCAACCCCAGATGCATGACTGACGACGCTGTTGCCGCAATCTACAAGGCTGCAATGTAA
- a CDS encoding ATP-binding protein: protein MSNKTTLHDLIGIEHHKLNFFQELQQNIKELKEINRESEDQRCEIAAILDGITDVMMVLSEDLEIISVNRVFEQLFPGINPIGKKCYALFRESKHACSECPAFKSLSTNSVCKDTAIFRVGGKNLRFDMVASPLKTPGTEEDRILIFKRDVTMEKEYQAKFYQAEKMATIGVLAAGVAHEINNPMAAVAGFAEGIQRRLTRLDDKIPNDLAEDLYDYTNTILKECLRCQDIVKTLLSFSRPVASEFIPVDMNQVAKDTLRLLDHQFRRYQHVDLHVQLTSPMQSILGNEAQLKQVILNLLTNAVDAIEHNGKISIETFIENDHVGLRVSDSGYGIPEENRNMLFEPFFTTKQVGKGIGIGLSTCFNIVREHNGEIIVDSEVGKGSSFTVLFPLQRD, encoded by the coding sequence ATGTCAAATAAAACAACACTGCACGACCTAATAGGAATTGAGCACCATAAACTTAACTTTTTTCAGGAACTCCAGCAGAATATCAAGGAGCTCAAGGAAATCAACCGTGAATCAGAAGATCAGCGTTGCGAAATCGCAGCTATTCTGGACGGCATTACCGATGTAATGATGGTTCTTTCCGAAGACCTTGAAATCATTTCCGTAAACCGTGTGTTTGAACAGCTGTTTCCCGGGATCAATCCAATTGGGAAAAAATGCTACGCCCTGTTTCGTGAAAGTAAGCATGCCTGCTCGGAGTGCCCGGCATTTAAATCTCTTTCCACCAACTCGGTCTGTAAGGACACCGCGATTTTCCGTGTCGGCGGGAAAAACCTCCGTTTTGACATGGTGGCCTCTCCATTGAAAACCCCCGGAACCGAAGAGGACCGCATCCTTATTTTCAAACGGGATGTGACCATGGAAAAAGAATATCAGGCCAAATTTTATCAGGCAGAAAAGATGGCAACCATTGGGGTTCTGGCCGCCGGTGTTGCCCATGAAATAAATAACCCCATGGCAGCGGTTGCCGGTTTTGCCGAAGGCATCCAACGGCGCCTTACAAGGCTGGATGACAAAATACCTAATGATCTGGCCGAAGATCTTTACGATTATACCAACACAATTCTTAAAGAATGTCTGCGCTGCCAGGACATCGTCAAAACCCTGCTTTCATTCAGCCGCCCGGTGGCTTCGGAATTTATTCCAGTGGATATGAACCAGGTGGCTAAGGATACCCTGCGGCTGCTGGACCACCAGTTCCGCCGCTACCAGCATGTTGACTTACATGTACAACTTACCTCCCCTATGCAATCAATACTGGGCAACGAAGCCCAGCTTAAACAGGTTATCCTCAATCTACTGACCAATGCTGTGGACGCCATTGAGCATAACGGGAAAATCAGCATCGAAACATTTATTGAGAACGACCATGTGGGCCTCAGGGTCAGTGACTCCGGTTACGGGATTCCAGAAGAGAACAGGAATATGCTCTTCGAGCCTTTTTTTACTACCAAGCAGGTGGGCAAAGGAATCGGGATAGGCCTTTCGACATGCTTCAATATCGTTCGTGAACATAACGGTGAAATAATTGTGGATAGTGAAGTGGGCAAAGGGTCCAGCTTTACAGTACTTTTCCCCCTTCAAAGAGATTAG
- a CDS encoding XdhC family aldehyde oxidoreductase maturation factor, translating to MKKLISNLCSHLKSGNDLILASIVKSSGSTPRSSGSKMIVMRDGSIDGTIGGGLIEALVQKAAAQMFEDSVNKVVFREFDLSNELAANADMICGGHVEVMLEHLPADENTIAVFAAINEALKMGKHAVLFTASENGEVKERQAVRPCCQLPDLKCVEEKHATEQLEDAIKSGNPVLKELGGLLLTTEAFIPQPDLYIFGAGHVSRPTAELATSVNFRTVVLDDRADFANKERFPKAAEIRVLDDFNDCFAGLDVNENSYIIIVTRGHMHDKTVLGQALATPARYVGMIGSSKKRNAIYDALRDEGIQQNQIDRCYCPIGLSIGGQTPEEIAVSIVAELIKIRSGG from the coding sequence ATGAAAAAATTAATATCCAATCTCTGCTCACACCTCAAATCCGGCAATGACCTTATTCTGGCCTCCATTGTAAAAAGTTCAGGATCTACACCTCGTTCATCCGGTAGTAAAATGATTGTGATGCGTGATGGGTCCATTGACGGAACCATCGGTGGCGGATTGATCGAAGCACTGGTTCAGAAAGCTGCAGCACAAATGTTCGAAGATTCTGTAAACAAGGTGGTTTTCCGTGAATTCGATCTTTCCAACGAACTGGCTGCCAATGCAGACATGATCTGCGGTGGGCATGTGGAAGTAATGCTTGAACATCTGCCTGCGGATGAAAACACAATCGCCGTATTTGCTGCGATCAATGAAGCATTGAAAATGGGCAAGCATGCAGTTCTGTTTACTGCCTCCGAGAATGGAGAAGTTAAAGAGCGTCAAGCCGTCCGTCCCTGCTGCCAGTTGCCGGACCTGAAATGTGTTGAAGAAAAGCACGCCACCGAACAGCTGGAAGATGCTATTAAATCCGGTAATCCGGTACTGAAAGAATTGGGCGGACTCCTGCTCACTACTGAGGCCTTCATCCCCCAGCCAGACCTTTATATTTTCGGCGCGGGACATGTCTCCCGCCCCACAGCCGAGCTGGCCACCTCCGTAAATTTCCGCACCGTGGTCCTCGACGACCGTGCGGACTTCGCCAACAAAGAAAGATTCCCGAAGGCAGCTGAAATACGTGTGCTGGATGATTTCAATGACTGTTTCGCCGGTCTGGATGTAAACGAGAATTCATATATCATCATCGTCACCCGCGGTCATATGCACGATAAAACCGTGCTGGGGCAGGCCCTCGCGACTCCGGCACGTTACGTTGGAATGATCGGCAGCTCCAAAAAACGCAATGCCATTTACGATGCCCTGCGAGATGAAGGAATACAGCAGAATCAGATTGACCGATGCTACTGCCCTATCGGCCTTTCAATTGGGGGACAAACCCCGGAAGAGATTGCCGTATCCATCGTAGCTGAACTGATCAAGATACGGTCAGGAGGATAA
- a CDS encoding sigma-54 dependent transcriptional regulator: MSESYKVLVVDDEESILKLLSKELASPERIVQTANCAETARQMVRKERYEVIVSDIRLPDGDGLELLTEFKDMEPDVEVILITGHGNIDNAVEAIRIGAYDYITKPFRLDRVELVVDRAWQRVCLTRENRSYRHSQQCETASSQLIGSSTPIKQIRHLINKVAPTNVPVLITGESGAGKDVVAHAIHCASLRAAKPMIVKNCATLQKELSRSELFGHTKGSFTGATENCDGLMTFAHTGTLFLDEIGELPMEVQASLLRVLEAHTFRRVGEKDERTVDIRFLFATNRNLAKEVEEGRFHEALFHRINVFNISLPELKDRREDVPLLIDFFINKLGFQMGQGEYTVSERALQCMLSYHWPGNVRELRNVLERSIILADNNTITCSCLPKEIADQPERESEAGILSLERMEREHIIKALDFFNGNRQKAAQSLGIGRKTLYRKIDKYNL; encoded by the coding sequence ATGTCAGAATCGTATAAAGTGCTCGTGGTGGATGACGAAGAATCCATCCTTAAACTGCTCAGCAAGGAACTGGCCAGCCCGGAACGCATTGTGCAAACAGCTAACTGCGCCGAAACCGCCCGGCAAATGGTGCGCAAGGAACGGTATGAAGTAATTGTCTCAGATATTCGCCTTCCGGACGGAGACGGGCTTGAACTGCTGACGGAATTCAAAGACATGGAGCCCGATGTTGAAGTCATCCTGATCACCGGGCACGGTAATATTGATAACGCGGTGGAAGCCATCCGCATCGGAGCATACGATTACATCACCAAACCTTTCCGCCTTGACCGTGTGGAACTTGTGGTTGACCGGGCGTGGCAGAGGGTCTGCCTGACACGTGAAAACCGAAGTTACCGCCACTCACAACAATGCGAGACAGCCAGTTCCCAACTCATCGGAAGTTCCACGCCAATCAAACAAATCCGCCACCTGATCAACAAGGTGGCACCTACCAATGTCCCCGTACTGATCACAGGGGAATCCGGTGCCGGTAAAGATGTTGTAGCCCACGCCATCCACTGTGCCAGCCTGCGTGCGGCTAAACCGATGATTGTCAAAAACTGCGCCACCCTGCAGAAAGAACTCTCGCGTAGTGAACTTTTCGGACACACTAAAGGCTCCTTCACCGGCGCCACGGAAAATTGCGACGGGTTGATGACCTTCGCCCATACCGGAACACTCTTTCTTGATGAGATCGGTGAACTGCCCATGGAAGTACAGGCTTCGCTTTTGCGCGTGCTGGAAGCACACACTTTCCGGCGGGTGGGTGAAAAAGATGAGCGCACTGTGGATATCCGCTTTCTATTTGCAACCAACCGCAACCTTGCCAAAGAAGTGGAAGAAGGCCGATTTCATGAAGCTCTCTTTCACCGCATCAACGTTTTCAATATCAGCCTGCCGGAACTCAAAGACCGCCGGGAAGATGTTCCGCTGCTCATAGATTTTTTCATAAACAAACTTGGATTTCAAATGGGACAGGGCGAATACACGGTAAGTGAAAGGGCTTTGCAGTGTATGCTCTCATACCACTGGCCGGGTAACGTTCGCGAACTGCGAAACGTATTGGAGCGCAGCATCATCCTTGCCGACAACAATACAATTACCTGTTCCTGTCTGCCCAAGGAAATTGCCGACCAGCCTGAGCGTGAGAGCGAAGCCGGAATCCTTTCCCTTGAAAGGATGGAACGTGAGCACATAATCAAGGCTCTCGACTTTTTCAACGGCAACCGCCAGAAGGCAGCGCAGTCCCTAGGTATTGGCCGTAAGACCCTTTACAGGAAAATCGACAAGTACAATCTTTAG
- a CDS encoding DVU_1551 family NTP transferase: MKIYGLILAAGFSSRMGKLKALLPLESCTVLSNCIRSLVNGGASDVFVVTGHMADQVGAEARALGMHEIYNPDYEQGMFTSVKAGLQKLPDDAAAFLVLPVDIPLVRSSTIRALTFDYTSEPADIIYPCFRGERGHPPLIDAKLIPEIIAHDGKGGLRTVLERHDNKARELNMPDLGILRDLDTPDDYEKARRIPQRRIPLPEECEALWELAETPMQTREHCKTVAEAACLMAKALNKSRNHKNQLNLNVVKCAALMHDVAKLKRNHEAAGAAILAGYGFSGIANIVASHRDTDIKPESPLTEREIVFLADKLFQGTNPVSLDQRYGKTLERWKDDPEAVKAITERLARAKDLLQRYEQEAGLNIPSHLPKLMAKELV, from the coding sequence ATGAAAATTTACGGACTCATTCTGGCGGCGGGCTTTTCTTCGCGCATGGGCAAGCTGAAAGCCCTGCTGCCGCTGGAAAGCTGTACCGTGCTTTCAAACTGCATACGCTCACTTGTCAACGGAGGGGCGTCTGATGTTTTTGTGGTCACCGGGCACATGGCTGATCAGGTCGGAGCAGAGGCCAGGGCACTGGGTATGCATGAAATTTATAACCCTGATTATGAACAGGGAATGTTCACATCAGTCAAAGCAGGATTGCAGAAACTCCCGGATGATGCGGCGGCTTTTCTGGTTCTGCCTGTGGATATTCCGCTGGTGCGTTCATCAACTATTAGAGCTTTGACCTTTGACTATACTTCCGAACCTGCGGACATAATTTATCCCTGTTTCCGTGGAGAGCGGGGACACCCGCCATTGATTGACGCCAAGCTGATCCCGGAAATCATAGCCCATGACGGGAAAGGCGGCCTGAGAACTGTTCTGGAACGTCACGACAATAAAGCCCGGGAACTGAATATGCCGGACCTTGGAATTCTGCGAGATCTGGATACTCCCGATGATTATGAAAAGGCGAGGAGGATTCCCCAGCGCAGGATTCCCCTGCCGGAGGAATGCGAAGCACTTTGGGAACTGGCAGAGACACCGATGCAGACCCGTGAACATTGCAAGACTGTTGCCGAAGCCGCCTGCCTGATGGCAAAAGCACTAAACAAATCCCGTAACCATAAAAACCAGCTAAACCTCAATGTGGTCAAATGCGCGGCCCTGATGCATGACGTAGCCAAGCTCAAACGTAACCATGAAGCGGCCGGGGCTGCCATTCTTGCCGGATACGGTTTCTCTGGCATCGCCAATATAGTAGCCTCCCACCGGGATACGGATATTAAGCCGGAGTCCCCTCTCACTGAACGGGAAATTGTTTTTCTGGCCGACAAACTCTTTCAGGGCACCAATCCGGTTTCCCTTGACCAGCGTTACGGAAAAACTCTTGAACGCTGGAAAGACGATCCTGAAGCAGTTAAAGCTATTACCGAACGACTGGCCCGCGCAAAAGACCTGTTACAGCGCTATGAGCAGGAAGCCGGACTCAACATTCCAAGCCATCTGCCTAAACTTATGGCCAAAGAACTGGTATGA